From the genome of Asterias amurensis chromosome 17, ASM3211899v1, one region includes:
- the LOC139950167 gene encoding ras-related protein Rab-32-like, translating into MTATGEKREHLYKVLVIGDLGVGKTSVIKRYVHQFFSQHYRATIGVDFALKVINWDADTLIRLQLWDIAGQERFGNMTRVYYKEAVGAFIVFDVTRVSTFEAVAKWKHDLDSKVQLANGTNIPVVLLANKCDQAKEGLVNNSAQMDEYCKDKGFIGWFETSAKENINIDESARFLVTAILANDKTIDHDDKESDADGFAIDSNQDGEQEGKGSCC; encoded by the exons ATG ACGGCCACAGGAGAAAAGAGAGAGCATTTATACAAAGTGTTGGTGATTGGAGATTTAGGGGTCGGCAAAACGAGCGTTATTAAAAGATACGTCCATCAATTCTTCTCTCAACACTACAGAGCGACT ATTGGTGTGGATTTCGCCCTGAAGGTCATCAACTGGGATGCAGACACACTCATCAGGTTACAGTTATGGGATATTGCCg GTCAGGAGAGGTTTGGTAACATGACGAGAGTATATTACAAGGAGGCGGTTGGAGCATTTATCGTATTTGATGTCACGAGAGTGTCGACGTTTGAAGCAGTAGCAAAATGGAAACATGATTTGGACAGTAAAGTTCAGTTGGCTAACGGTACCAATATACCAGTGGTCTTACTGGCCAATAAG TGTGACCAAGCTAAGGAAGGATTGGTTAACAACAGCGCACAGATGGATGAATATTGTAAAGATAAAGGATTCATCGGATGGTTTGAGACCTCGGCTAAAGAGAATATTAACATCGATGAGAGCGCTAGATTCCTAGTCACAGCG ATCCTTGCAAATGACAAAACCATCGACCACGACGATAAAGAAAGTGACGCAGACGGCTTTGCGATAGATTCAAATCAAGACGGTGAACAAGAAGGCAAAGGATCATGCTGCTGA
- the LOC139950168 gene encoding very-long-chain (3R)-3-hydroxyacyl-CoA dehydratase 2-like, protein MAAGAGQTPGDSTKHPTKRQVSGLATAYLVIYNVVLCAGWTAVGVMGIRHYLQSKSHIGVYDAVEIPLKVFQTAAFLEVVHCAIGIVPTSVMLTGFQVVSRLLLVWPIVHAVPQVQNELSVILFLLAWTTTEVMRYAFYTLGLLNRLPYALTWSRYTFFIVLYPIGVTGELLTIYAALPHVKESGLFSVTLPNNLNVSFDYWSFLIVIMCTYIPIFPRLYSHMIRQRKKVIGGVTTKKQD, encoded by the exons ATGGCAGCCGGTGCAGGACAAACCCCCGGAGACAGTACTAAACATCCAACAAAACGTCAGGTTTCAGGGCTGGCTACGGCGTATTTGGTGATCTACAATGTGGTACTATGTGCAGG ATGGACGGCTGTAGGTGTGATGGGTATACGCCACTATCTACAGAGCAAGTCTCACATTGGTGTTTATGATGCAGTCGAGATTCCACTCAAAGTGTTTCAGACTGCAGCCTTTTTGGAG GTTGTTCATTGTGCTATTGGAATTGTACCGACCTCTGTGATGCTCACTGGATTCCAAGTCGTCTCAAGACTCCTGCTAGTCTGGCCAATCGTACATGCCGTACCACAG GTCCAGAATGAGCTTAGCGTTATATTATTCCTACTGGCCTGGACAACTACTGAAGTGATGCGATACGCCTTCTACACCCTGGGTCTACTCAATCGACTACCGTACGCTCTGACTTGGTCTCGCTACACTTTCTTTATTGTGCTTTATCCAATCGGAGTCACT GGTGAACTTCTGACCATCTATGCAGCTCTGCCACATGTCAAAGAAAGTGGACTCTTTTCCGTCACACTACCCAACAATCTCAACGTTTCATTTGATTACTGGAGCTTTCTTATCGTCATCATGTGTACTTATATTCCAA ttttcccACGTTTGTACTCTCACATGATCCGTCAACGCAAGAAGGTGATTGGTGGAGTAACAACCAAGAAACAAGATTAA